Proteins from a single region of Verrucomicrobiia bacterium:
- a CDS encoding redoxin domain-containing protein: MVKVGEKVQDFQVKAYHNDDIKQQLKLSDYHGKWVVMVFYPADFTFICPTELEELAALHPEFQKAGAEILSVSTDTVFVHKAWHDASPSIKKIKYPMLADPSGNLCRQFGTLIEGEGLSLRGSFIIDPDGVLKCYELHDNSIGRSAKELLRKVLAAKFVRENKGEVCPASWEPGKKTLKPGLDLVGKI; encoded by the coding sequence ATGGTTAAGGTTGGTGAGAAGGTTCAGGATTTTCAGGTCAAAGCGTATCACAACGACGATATCAAGCAGCAGCTCAAGCTGTCCGACTACCACGGCAAGTGGGTGGTCATGGTTTTCTATCCCGCGGACTTCACGTTCATCTGCCCTACCGAGCTCGAAGAGCTGGCCGCGCTGCATCCGGAATTCCAGAAGGCCGGAGCGGAAATCCTCAGCGTGAGCACGGACACGGTGTTCGTCCACAAGGCGTGGCATGACGCTTCGCCTTCCATCAAGAAAATCAAATACCCCATGCTCGCGGACCCGAGCGGCAACCTTTGCCGCCAGTTCGGCACGCTGATCGAAGGCGAAGGCCTTTCGCTGCGCGGCAGCTTCATCATTGATCCGGACGGCGTGCTCAAGTGCTACGAGCTGCACGACAACTCGATCGGCCGCAGCGCCAAAGAGCTTCTCCGCAAAGTCCTCGCTGCGAAGTTCGTGCGCGAGAACAAAGGCGAAGTTTGCCCCGCCAGCTGGGAACCGGGCAAGAAGACCCTGAAACCCGGCCTGGATCTGGTCGGCAAGATTTAA